In the Pithys albifrons albifrons isolate INPA30051 chromosome 3, PitAlb_v1, whole genome shotgun sequence genome, one interval contains:
- the CCDC77 gene encoding coiled-coil domain-containing protein 77 gives MSVAGSPRRSRLAAPHVSSRYAGLQSPNQEDFTPLPSVSERLARLHPSRELLEYYHKKIAAFDEEQEDLLKRLERYKETYDDQYKLQWEVRQLEKEISKLQKALSDMQVYLFQEREHVLRLHSENDRLKIRELEDRKKIQQLLALEGGDEAVTYFHKEPPHKVTVLQRLTESQEQEDASSPAGTKRSTSKATAQEEKLDSPERYQIDNQTLLLQVQALQAQIEEQTQLSKEQVEALLEDRRIHMEEAEVQHQRDQETIKAMTEKLQKTQTLLYESTRDFLQLKFEARANEKAWMAEKDCLLRQLGKDVDHLVFSSESGKKKRRGTKKVLQTDDGASKLQSREVKSLQEKLLQEQHLSHMYRQQCVTLEGELARIREELDAGRELFKERSEKMGKRLKLMTQRCEALEKRRNMEVEGFKNDVKQLQQKLKDVEKQMYKVAVNLGPDQDLAILREVRHGNRLTHKIQGELKDLKAKIYCLENELRIC, from the exons ATGAGCGTGGCGGGGAGTCCTCGCCGCTCAAG GCTGGCAGCCCCCCATGTCTCATCCAGATATGCCGGTTTGCAGTCCCCAAATCAGGAGGACTTTACCCCTCTCCCTTCAGTCAGTGAGCGCCTGGCCCGTCTCCATCCCTCCCGGGAACTGCTGGAATACTACCACAAGAAGATTGCTGCCTTTGATGAGGAACAGGAGGATTTGCTGAAAAGGCTGGAGAGATACAAAGAAACATATGATGATCAG TACAAGTTGCAATGGGAAGTCCGTCAGCTAGAAAAGGAGATTTCGAAGTTGCAGAAGGCTTTGAGTGATATGCAAGTCTACCTCTTCCAGGAGAGAGAACACGTCCTTCGTCTTCACTCGGAGAATGACCGGCTGAAAATCAG GGAGTTggaggacaggaaaaaaattcaacaacTCCTGGCTTTAGAAGGAGGAGATGAAGCAGTTACATATTTTCACAAGGAGCCTCCGCATAAG GTTACTGTTCTGCAAAGGCTGACAGAGTCACAAGAACAAGAAGATGCTTCTAGCCCAG CAGGTACCAAGAGGAGCACTTCAAAAGCAACAGCACAAGAAGAAAAACTAGACAGTCCTGAGAGGTATCAGATTGATAATCAAACACTTCTGCTACAG GTGCAGGCCTTGCAAGCTCAGATAGAAGAACAGACACAATTATCCAAGGAACAGGTTGAGGCACTACTGGAGGACAGGCGGATTCACATGGAGGAAGCTGAGGTCCAGCATCAGAGGGACCAGGAGACCATCAAAGCTATGACAGAGAA GCTCCAAAAGACTCAAACTCTCTTATATGAGAGCACTCGTGACTTTCTTCAGCTCAAGTTTGAGGCCAGAGCCAATGAGAAGGCATGGATGGCAGAGAAGGACTGTCTGTTGAGGCAACTTGGCAAAGATGTGGATCATCTTGTTTTCAGCAGTgaatcaggaaaaaagaagcGGAGAGGTACCAAGAAAGTGCTTCAAACAGATGATGGAGCTTCAAAACTCCAGAGCAGAGAAGtaaag TCACTGCAAGAAAAGCTATTGCAGGAACAACACCTATCACACATGTACAGACAGCAGTGTGTCACTCTGGAAGGCGAGCTGGCTAGGATTCGTGAGGAGCTGGATGCTGGCAGAGAACTCTTTAAG GAACGCTCAGAGAAGATGGGGAAGCGCCTGAAGCTGATGACTCAGCGATGTGAGGCCCTGGAAAAACGTCGTAATATGGAAGTAGAAGGTTTCAAGAATGATGTTAAACAGCTTCAGCAGAAACTGAAAGATGTAGAGAAGCAAATGTATAAG GTGGCTGTGAATTTGGGACCAGATCAGGATCTTGCAATTCTCCGTGAGGTCCGCCACGGAAACAGATTAACACATAAAATTCAAGGAGAACTAAAAGacttaaaagcaaaaatctaCTGTTTAGAGAATGAACTACGGATCTGCTGA